From the Phycisphaeraceae bacterium genome, one window contains:
- a CDS encoding DUF5309 family protein: MAFTGKATYSGGSTLPELAEDVSDIVGIVSPYETPLLDALGDPGRVASGTVHEWLEDGLLPNTDRINDAAFTDADVDTTFVVENADRFRVGDQVQVTGSREVMLVTAADTGSNALTVVRGYGGTTAENLADNQDLRILGNAALEGDDSPVARFTNRVRKQNYTQIFTSAVEVSGTMLATRRVAVSDEMDYQKQERLRELMRDLENCVVNGVSASSSPEGGSTVRRTMRGIIPHVSTNLYTSGAGGFPAGETVSSVDHHLTEEQLNAALRGIWDSSSGSVDLIVVGGAQKRRINGFVTSARGFGPEDTRFKDLVSVYESDFGVCRVVLSRWIPADTVLLLDSSRIDVLPLGGRSFHYKPLAATGDRDAGQMIGEYTMELRNEQAHGVIRGLAA; this comes from the coding sequence ATGGCATTTACGGGTAAGGCGACGTATTCGGGTGGGTCGACGCTGCCGGAGTTGGCAGAGGACGTTTCGGACATTGTGGGCATTGTGAGTCCTTATGAGACGCCGTTGCTTGACGCCCTGGGTGACCCTGGGCGTGTGGCGAGTGGTACGGTGCATGAGTGGCTTGAGGACGGCTTGCTGCCGAACACGGATCGGATCAACGATGCAGCGTTCACGGATGCTGATGTTGATACGACGTTCGTGGTGGAGAACGCGGACCGGTTCCGAGTGGGGGATCAGGTTCAGGTGACGGGTTCACGAGAGGTAATGTTGGTTACGGCGGCTGACACTGGGAGTAATGCTCTGACGGTCGTGCGAGGGTACGGCGGGACGACCGCAGAGAATCTGGCGGACAATCAGGACCTGAGGATTCTGGGTAATGCGGCGCTCGAGGGCGATGATTCGCCTGTGGCTCGGTTTACGAATCGGGTGAGGAAGCAGAACTACACGCAGATCTTCACCTCGGCGGTTGAGGTGTCTGGGACGATGCTTGCTACGCGTCGGGTCGCTGTGTCGGATGAGATGGATTACCAGAAGCAGGAGCGACTTCGTGAGCTGATGCGTGATCTAGAGAACTGCGTGGTCAACGGTGTATCGGCCAGCAGTTCACCAGAGGGGGGATCGACGGTGCGGCGGACGATGCGAGGGATCATCCCGCATGTGAGTACCAATCTGTATACGAGTGGCGCTGGTGGGTTCCCTGCGGGTGAGACGGTGAGTTCTGTTGATCATCACCTGACCGAGGAGCAGTTGAATGCGGCTCTTCGGGGCATCTGGGATTCGTCATCGGGTTCGGTGGACTTGATCGTGGTTGGCGGGGCGCAGAAGCGTCGGATCAATGGTTTCGTCACATCGGCACGTGGGTTTGGGCCGGAAGACACTCGGTTCAAGGATCTGGTGAGTGTGTACGAGAGTGATTTTGGTGTGTGTCGCGTGGTGTTGTCGCGTTGGATTCCGGCGGATACGGTTTTGTTGCTTGATTCGTCGAGGATTGATGTGTTGCCGCTTGGGGGCCGTAGCTTCCACTACAAGCCGCTGGCCGCGACGGGTGATCGCGACGCGGGACAGATGATTGGTGAGTACACGATGGAGTTGCGAAACGAGCAGGCGCATGGCGTGATCCGGGGCCTGGCGGCCTGA
- a CDS encoding phage portal protein has translation MKTGFLDSDVLTERLAGHRLEREPWLRRLWSYYRNPVVAESARDGSVRHRTAQEAGLPERLRRPGREVVTENDIAWRVHSLVDFMFGRPVAIRSEAGTVERRRFIERFLGSLIEQSGGVQFLQNLALLGSVYGHVDVLLRVRETGVVGRRVDADALASRFALELVEAPRAVPETDANDYRRLVGYAVQTRVGAGRGRVEAWTDLGYRRFTEADRDDVGLELEARGVNQLGRVPVVHIQNIAQPLRYAGLSDVEPLLPLQDELNTRLSDRANRVTFQSFKMYLGKGIEGFTERLVGPGQMWATDNPEATIESFGGDAVSPSEESHLRELRDALDKVSGVTPIAAGLIRGRVGNLTSENALRVILMGTLAKTEKKRVTYGDGLARVSELALHAAHVMGWYGNDPRDRRIRLEWPSMLPENEGQVLKNAQAKAELGVPRGRILDELGYGDSEGGAAAGEPHEDIDQERTR, from the coding sequence ATGAAAACGGGTTTTCTGGATTCGGATGTTCTGACCGAGCGATTAGCGGGGCACCGGCTTGAGAGAGAGCCGTGGCTTCGGCGGCTTTGGTCTTATTACCGGAACCCTGTGGTGGCGGAATCGGCGCGTGATGGCTCGGTGCGGCACCGGACGGCTCAGGAAGCTGGGCTGCCTGAGCGGCTGCGGCGTCCGGGGCGTGAGGTGGTTACAGAGAATGATATTGCCTGGCGCGTGCATTCACTGGTGGACTTTATGTTCGGGCGACCGGTGGCGATTCGCAGTGAGGCCGGGACGGTCGAACGACGAAGGTTCATCGAGCGGTTTCTTGGGTCGCTGATCGAGCAGAGTGGTGGTGTTCAGTTTCTGCAAAACCTGGCGTTGCTGGGGTCGGTCTACGGGCATGTTGATGTGCTGCTTCGGGTACGAGAGACAGGTGTGGTGGGCCGGAGAGTGGACGCGGATGCGTTGGCTTCGCGGTTTGCGCTTGAGCTGGTTGAGGCACCGCGGGCTGTGCCAGAGACGGACGCGAACGATTACCGGCGTCTTGTGGGGTACGCGGTCCAGACGCGGGTGGGTGCTGGTCGCGGGCGTGTCGAGGCGTGGACGGACCTTGGTTACCGACGGTTTACCGAAGCGGATAGAGATGATGTCGGGCTGGAGCTTGAGGCGCGGGGTGTGAATCAGCTTGGGCGCGTTCCGGTGGTCCACATTCAGAATATTGCGCAACCGCTTCGGTATGCGGGGTTGAGTGATGTTGAGCCGTTGCTGCCCCTGCAGGATGAGCTGAACACGCGGCTGTCGGATCGTGCGAACCGTGTGACGTTTCAGTCGTTCAAGATGTACCTGGGCAAGGGGATTGAGGGGTTCACAGAGCGTCTCGTGGGGCCGGGTCAGATGTGGGCGACTGATAATCCTGAGGCGACGATTGAATCGTTTGGCGGCGATGCGGTGAGTCCGTCGGAGGAGTCGCATCTTCGGGAGCTGCGCGATGCCCTGGACAAGGTGAGTGGGGTTACGCCTATTGCTGCGGGGCTGATTCGAGGTCGTGTCGGCAATCTGACCAGCGAGAATGCTCTACGCGTGATCTTGATGGGGACGCTCGCGAAGACGGAGAAGAAGCGTGTGACGTATGGCGATGGTCTGGCTCGTGTGAGCGAGTTGGCCTTGCATGCGGCGCATGTGATGGGGTGGTACGGGAATGATCCGCGGGATCGGCGTATTCGTCTGGAGTGGCCGAGCATGCTGCCTGAGAACGAGGGCCAGGTACTCAAGAACGCGCAGGCGAAGGCGGAGCTTGGGGTTCCGAGGGGGCGAATTCTCGATGAGTTGGGTTATGGCGACAGCGAAGGCGGCGCGGCCGCTGGGGAACCACATGAGGACATTGATCAGGAGCGGACGCGATGA